Within the Candidatus Methylomirabilota bacterium genome, the region GGACGGCGATGCCGATCTTGACGCGCCGGGTGCAGGCGGCCAGGGCGGCGGCCACGACGAGGGGCGAGGACAGCACGGAGCGGTCCCTCTGGAAGTGCAGCTCCGCCAGCCACACGGCGTCGAGGCCGACCTCCTCGGCCGCCCGCATCTGCGCCAGCGACTCGTCGAAGGCCGCGGCCTCGCTCATCCCCGCCGGACACTGGAACTCCGTGAACAGGCCGCACTCCATGGCTAGGCCCCGACCCGAAGGAGCTTCTGGCGCAGCTCCTCAGCCTGCTGGTGGAACGGCTTGGCCCCGCGAGCGGTCATCGGCGTCTCGGCCGCCAGCCCCGTGACGAGCTCCACCAGCAGCGGCCCCTCCTCGGTGAGGATCTTGGGCAGCCGGCGGCGGAGCTCGCCGAGGTCGTCGATGGCGTAGGCGGCCCGATAGCCCGCGCCCTTGGCCATCATCACGAAGTCCACATCGAACCCGCCCGGGATGTCCTGCGCGCCGGAGGTGTGGTAGACGCCGTTCTTGAACAGGAAGTGCACCAGGTTGCGCGGCCGGGCTCCGGCGATGGTGGCGAGCGAGCCGAGCTGCATGAGGAGCGAGC harbors:
- a CDS encoding thiamine pyrophosphate-dependent enzyme, with amino-acid sequence MKPEEVLRAIAAERGDAICVPTMTTAPAWRTLAPDDLSVTCVGFMGGASALGLGLALARPERRVLVLDGDGSLLMQLGSLATIAGARPRNLVHFLFKNGVYHTSGAQDIPGGFDVDFVMMAKGAGYRAAYAIDDLGELRRRLPKILTEEGPLLVELVTGLAAETPMTARGAKPFHQQAEELRQKLLRVGA